One Nocardioides dongkuii genomic window, ACCCGATCGTCGTGGCCGGGCCCTGGGTGCTGGGCGGCTGGGCCGCCACCCGCGTCGTACGCCGGGTGGTCGGCCGCCGCCGGGACGCCGCCTAGACTGCGCCGGTGCCGCCCCGGACCCGTCGCCCCGCCCGCCCCGACATGCCCGTCCCGGTGGGCGCCCGGGAGGTCTTCACCGACGGCGCCTGCGCCGGCAACCCCGGCCCCGGCGGCTGGGCGTGGGCCCTCGACGAGGCGGTCTACGGGACCGGCCACGAGGCGCCGTCGACCAACCAGCGGATGGAGATCAAGGCCGCGCTGGAGGCCGTCCGCGCCCTCGACGGGCCGCTGGTGGTCGTCAGTGACTCGACGTACGTCGTGCACTGCTTCCGCGACGCCTGGTGGCGCGGCTGGCGCACCCGCGGCTGGACCAACAGCGCGAAGCAGCCGGTCGCCAACCGCGACCTCTGGGAGCCGTTCATCGACCTCGTGGAGGCCCGCGGCGACGTGGCCTTCCGCTGGGTCAAGGGGCACTCGGGCAACCGGATGAACGACCTGGTCGACCGGCTCGCCGTCGCGGCGTGCAAGGACGGCGGCAGCACCGGCGTCGCCGCCCCGCCCGCCCCGGCCGTGGTCTCCGACGACGCCCTGTTCTGAGTCGGTCCGCCGCCACGTCACCCGCTGAGCGCGCCCACGACGACGGTCGCGTCCAGGTCCTCGTCGCGGTGCACGGTGGCCGCGAGCCCGGCGGCGGTCATCAGCGCGCGGGTCGCGGGGGCCTGGGCGGCGCTGGTCTCCAGGACCAGGCGGCCGCCGGAGGCGAGCCACGCCGGGGCCTCCGCCACCACCCGGCGCTGCACGGCGAGCCCGTCGGCGCCGCCGTCCAGCGCCAGCGCCGGCTCGTGCAGGCGTGCCTCGGGCGGCAGCAGGGCGAGTGCCTCGGTCGGCACGTACGGCGCGTTGACCGCGAGCAGGGCGACCCGCCCGCGCAGGGCGGCCGGGAGGGCGTCGTACAGGTCGCCCTCGTGCACGCGGCCCGGGGGCAGGTTGCGGCGGGCGCAGCGGACCGCAGCCGGGTCGAGGTCAGCGGCGTGCACGGCGAGGCCGGGGACGGCGGCCGCGAGCGCGGCGCCCACTGCGCCGGTGCCGCAGCAGAGGTCGACGACCAGGTCGCCGGGCCCCAGCCCGGCAGCGCCGAGGCGGACGACGAGCGCGGTGCGCCGGCGCGGCACGAAGACCCCGGGCGCCACGACCACCCGGGTCCCGTGCAGGACGACGCTGCCGACGACGACCTCCACCGGCGTCCCGGCCACGCGAGCGGCGACCATCCGCTCCAGGTCGTCGTCGTCGCGGGCGGCGGCCCGGAGGAGGGCGGCCTCCTCCTCGGGAAAGACGCAGCCGGCGGCGCGGAGGCGGTCCTCGAGCACGAGTCCATCCTGACCCGCCCCCGGCGGAACGAGAACACGTTATCGTTTTTGAGGTGAGCGCTCCCGACGTCTTCGCCCCGGCCCGGCTCGGTCCGGTCACCCTCCGCAACCGCACCGTCAAGGCCGCGACCTTCGAGGGCCGCACGCCCGAGGGGCTCGTGACCGACGGCCTGATCGACTACCACCTCGCGGTCGCCCGGGGCGGGATCGGGCTGACCACGGTGGCCTACCTCTCCGTGGCTCCGGAGGGGCGCACCCACCGCGAGGTGATCGTCGTCGGCGAGCACTCGCTGGGTGGCCTGACCCGGCTGACCGACGCGATCCACGAGACCGGCGCCGCCGTCGCCGCCCAGGTCGGCCACGCCGGCCCGGTCGCCAACGGCCGCTCCAACGGCGTCAAGGCGATCGCGGCGAGCTCGATGCCGAGCCCGCTGTCGATGCAGATGGTGAAGGCCGCGACCGAGGCCGACCTGACCCGCGTCACCAAGGCGTACGTCGCCGCGGCCCGCACGCTGGTGCGCGCCGGCTTCGACGTCCTCGAGCTGCACATGGCGCACAGCTACCTGATCTCCTCCTTCCTCGCGCCCGGCCTGAACCGGCGCAAGGACGGCTGGGCCGGGTCGCTCGAGAACCGCGCGCGGCTCGGCCGCCAGGTGGCCCGCGCGGTGCGCGACGAGGTCGGCGACGAGGTCGCGGTGACGGCGAAGGTCAGCCTCAGCGACGGCTTCAAGGGCGGCGTCACCACCGCGGACGGCCTCGCATTCGCCCAGCTGCTGGAGCAGGACGGCACCGTCGACGCACTGCAGATGAGCGGCGGCAGCTCGCTGATGAACCCGATGTACCTCTTCCGCGGCGGCGCCCCGGTCAAGGAGTTCGCGGCCTCGATGCCGCTGCCCGTGCGGCTGGGGATGCGGACGCCGGTCGGCAGGTCGTTCATGAAGACCTACCCCTTCGAGGAGGCCTACTTCCGCGACAAGGCGCTGCAGTTCCGCGCGGGGCTCTCGCTCCCGCTGATGCTGCTCGGCGGCATCAACCGCCGCGACACCATGGAGCAGGCGATGGCCGACGGGTTCGACTTCGTCGCCATGGGCCGCGCCGTGCTGCGCGAGCCCGACCTGGTCAACCGGCTGCAGTCCGAGCGGGTCGAGTCCGGGGTCTGCATCCACTGCAACCGGTGCATGCCGACGATCTACTCCGGCACCCGCTGCCCGATCATCGACCTGGAGCTGGCCGCCCACCGCGATCCCCTTCCGCAGATCTAGAACGTGTTCTAGTCTGCGACCCATGTCACAGGTCATCCCCGAGAAGCCGCTGCGGGTCGTCGTCTGGTCCACCGGCACCATCGGGCGGCACGCCATCGCCGGCATCGTCGCCCACCCCGACCTCGAGCTGGTGGGGGTGTGGGTCAGCAACCCCGACAAGCACGGCAAGGACGTCGGCGAGCTCGCCGAGCTCGGCCGCGACCTGGGGATCCGGGCGACGACCGACCGCGACGAGCTGATCGCGCTCGCGCCGGACGCGATCGTGCACACCGCGATGGCCGACGACCGCGTCTTCGAGTGCATCGAGGACCTGATCTCGTTCGTCGAGGCCGGCATCGACGTGACCAGCAGCGGCCCGGTGCTGCTGCAGTGGCCCGAGGGGATCCTGCCGCCGGAGCTCATCGCCCGGATCGAGGACGCCTGCGTCCGGGGCGGGGCGAGCCTGCACGTCAACGGGATCGACCCCGGCTTCGCCAACGACATCCTCCCGGTCGTGATGACCAGCCTCTCCCAGCGCATCGACGAGGTGCGGGTGATGGAGATCTGCGACTACTCGACCTACTACCAGCCCGTCGTCATGAACGACCTCTTCGGCTTCGGCAAGCCGCTCGACCAGCCCGCCATGCTGTGGCAGCCCGGCGTCCTCGGTGCGGCCTGGGGCAGCGTCGTCCGGCAGATCGCGGCTGCGCTCGACGTCACCCTCGACGAGCCGCTGACCGAGGAGGTCGACCGCCGCGCCGCCGAGCGGGACACACCGTCGGTCTCCGGCGACATCCCCGCCGGCACGATGGGGGCGGTGCGCTTCCAGGTGATCGGCAAGGTCGACGGCGTCCCGCGGGTGGTGCTCGAGCACATCACCCGCACCGACCCCGAGCAGGTGCCGGAGTGGGAGCGGCCGCCCGCCGGCGTCGACGGCTGCTACCGGGTGAAGATCACGGGCGAGCCGATGATGCAGGTCGACTTCACCCACCACGGCGAGCACGGCGACCACAACGTCAGCGGGATGATCACCACCGCCCAGCGGATCGTGAACGCACTGCCGGCGGTGGTGGCGGCCGCGCCCGGGATCGTCCGGGCGATCGACCTCCCGCTGGTCACCGGCCGGGGCCTGGTGACCCGCTGATGAGCATCCTGGACCGCTTCGCGCTCACCGACCACGCCGCGATCGTCACCGGCGCCGGCCGCGGGCTCGGCGCCGCCACCGCCGTCGCGCTGGCGGAGGCCGGCGCCGACGTCCTCATCTCCGCACGCACCGAGCGGCAGCTCGACCGGGTCGCCGAGCAGGTGCGCGCCACCGGCCGCCGCTGCCTCGTCGTCCCGGCCGACCTCAGCGACCTCGACGCCGTCGCCGGCCTCGCGCAGGCGGCGTACGACGAGTTCGGGCGGCTCGACACGGTGGTCAACAACGTCGGGGGCACCTTCCCGACCGAGTTCCTCAAGACCACCAACGAGTTCCTCAACGAGGCGTTCAGCTTCAACGTCACCACCGCGCACGCGCTCAGCGTCGCGGCGGTCCCGCTGATGCTGAAGTCCGAGCCCGAGGCGCAGAAGAGCATCGTGACGATCAGCTCGATGCTGGGCCGCACCGCCGACCGCGGGTTCATCGCGTACGGCACGGCCAAGGCGGCGCTCGCACACTGGACCAAGATGGCCGCGCAGGACCTCGCGCCCTCGATCCGGGTCAACGGCATCTACGTCGGCTCGATCCTCACCAGCGCCCTGGAGTACGTCGCGGGCCAGCCCGAGCTGATGGACCAGCTGGAGACGAAGACGCCGCTGCGCCGGGTGGGGGAGCCCCAGGACATCGCCGCCGGCGTCCTCTACCTCTCCTCACGGGCGGGGCAGTACGTCACCGGCAAGCTGCTCGAGATCGACGGGGGCATCCAGCAGCCCACCCTCGACCTCGGGTTCCCCGACGTCGGCCCGTAGGGTCCGCGCGTGACTCCCTCGTCCAGCTCGCCCGGCACCTCCACCGCCCTCGCCGTCTCGCCCGACTCGGGCACCCACTGGTCGGCGGAGGGCGCCTGGCCGGTCGCGGAGGGGATCCACCGGATCCCGCTGCCGCTGCCGATGGACGGCCTGCGCGCCATCAACGTCTACGTCATCGAGACCCCCGACGGGCTGGTGCTCGTCGACGGCGGCTGGGCGATCCCGGAGGCGCGCGACCTGCTCGACCGGTGCCTGCGCGGGATCGGCGCCGGGTTCGGCGACATCCGGCGGTTCCTGGTCACCCACGTCCACCGCGACCACTTCACGCTCGCGACCGTGCTCGGCGGCGAGTACGGCGCGGACGTCGCCCTCGGCATCGGCGAGCGGCCGGCGCTGGAGCTGCTGAACGACGAGACCCTGGACAGCAACCCGTTCGTCGACGTGCTGGTCACCGCCGGCGCCCGCGAGGTCGCCGAACAGTGGGTCGCGATGCAGAACGACGAGCAGCC contains:
- a CDS encoding diacylglycerol kinase, with translation MSQVIPEKPLRVVVWSTGTIGRHAIAGIVAHPDLELVGVWVSNPDKHGKDVGELAELGRDLGIRATTDRDELIALAPDAIVHTAMADDRVFECIEDLISFVEAGIDVTSSGPVLLQWPEGILPPELIARIEDACVRGGASLHVNGIDPGFANDILPVVMTSLSQRIDEVRVMEICDYSTYYQPVVMNDLFGFGKPLDQPAMLWQPGVLGAAWGSVVRQIAAALDVTLDEPLTEEVDRRAAERDTPSVSGDIPAGTMGAVRFQVIGKVDGVPRVVLEHITRTDPEQVPEWERPPAGVDGCYRVKITGEPMMQVDFTHHGEHGDHNVSGMITTAQRIVNALPAVVAAAPGIVRAIDLPLVTGRGLVTR
- a CDS encoding NADH:flavin oxidoreductase, with amino-acid sequence MSAPDVFAPARLGPVTLRNRTVKAATFEGRTPEGLVTDGLIDYHLAVARGGIGLTTVAYLSVAPEGRTHREVIVVGEHSLGGLTRLTDAIHETGAAVAAQVGHAGPVANGRSNGVKAIAASSMPSPLSMQMVKAATEADLTRVTKAYVAAARTLVRAGFDVLELHMAHSYLISSFLAPGLNRRKDGWAGSLENRARLGRQVARAVRDEVGDEVAVTAKVSLSDGFKGGVTTADGLAFAQLLEQDGTVDALQMSGGSSLMNPMYLFRGGAPVKEFAASMPLPVRLGMRTPVGRSFMKTYPFEEAYFRDKALQFRAGLSLPLMLLGGINRRDTMEQAMADGFDFVAMGRAVLREPDLVNRLQSERVESGVCIHCNRCMPTIYSGTRCPIIDLELAAHRDPLPQI
- a CDS encoding putative protein N(5)-glutamine methyltransferase, with amino-acid sequence MLEDRLRAAGCVFPEEEAALLRAAARDDDDLERMVAARVAGTPVEVVVGSVVLHGTRVVVAPGVFVPRRRTALVVRLGAAGLGPGDLVVDLCCGTGAVGAALAAAVPGLAVHAADLDPAAVRCARRNLPPGRVHEGDLYDALPAALRGRVALLAVNAPYVPTEALALLPPEARLHEPALALDGGADGLAVQRRVVAEAPAWLASGGRLVLETSAAQAPATRALMTAAGLAATVHRDEDLDATVVVGALSG
- a CDS encoding ribonuclease H family protein, whose protein sequence is MPPRTRRPARPDMPVPVGAREVFTDGACAGNPGPGGWAWALDEAVYGTGHEAPSTNQRMEIKAALEAVRALDGPLVVVSDSTYVVHCFRDAWWRGWRTRGWTNSAKQPVANRDLWEPFIDLVEARGDVAFRWVKGHSGNRMNDLVDRLAVAACKDGGSTGVAAPPAPAVVSDDALF
- a CDS encoding SDR family oxidoreductase, which encodes MSILDRFALTDHAAIVTGAGRGLGAATAVALAEAGADVLISARTERQLDRVAEQVRATGRRCLVVPADLSDLDAVAGLAQAAYDEFGRLDTVVNNVGGTFPTEFLKTTNEFLNEAFSFNVTTAHALSVAAVPLMLKSEPEAQKSIVTISSMLGRTADRGFIAYGTAKAALAHWTKMAAQDLAPSIRVNGIYVGSILTSALEYVAGQPELMDQLETKTPLRRVGEPQDIAAGVLYLSSRAGQYVTGKLLEIDGGIQQPTLDLGFPDVGP